The following are encoded together in the Ezakiella massiliensis genome:
- a CDS encoding L-2-amino-thiazoline-4-carboxylic acid hydrolase, producing the protein MKYKGFYFLLFKGPMKKVLIEKYNKAYASEIIKKSKKVYRELIKNMDDIGEDNPMAYNEMFALVFVAPYIASEKKIPPETVQEMMRRSLYTFKWFFSLINLNTKRGKEANKKNILKYYKWYTEEKEKLYPTSFKVDFEGEPYEGACYYRITRCPICAYTKKLGVDELMPLFCELDELMISFQHGVLHRKETIAKGGDYCDYFIVGDKE; encoded by the coding sequence ATGAAATACAAGGGTTTTTATTTCTTATTATTTAAAGGTCCAATGAAGAAAGTTCTTATAGAAAAATATAATAAAGCATATGCTTCAGAAATTATTAAAAAGAGTAAAAAAGTTTATCGAGAACTTATAAAAAATATGGACGATATCGGCGAGGATAATCCCATGGCATACAATGAGATGTTCGCCCTTGTCTTTGTTGCTCCATATATAGCAAGTGAGAAAAAAATTCCGCCGGAGACCGTCCAAGAAATGATGCGTCGCTCTCTTTATACTTTCAAATGGTTTTTTTCCTTGATTAATCTCAATACTAAAAGGGGAAAAGAGGCCAATAAGAAAAATATTCTTAAGTATTACAAGTGGTATACAGAGGAAAAAGAAAAGCTCTATCCCACATCTTTTAAAGTTGATTTTGAGGGAGAACCCTATGAGGGTGCTTGTTATTACAGAATTACTCGTTGTCCAATTTGTGCTTATACAAAGAAGTTGGGTGTAGATGAATTAATGCCACTATTCTGTGAACTTGATGAGCTTATGATAAGCTTTCAACATGGAGTTTTACACAGAAAAGAAACTATTGCCAAGGGAGGAGACTATTGTGATTACTTCATCGTGGGAGATAAAGAGTAA
- a CDS encoding ABC transporter ATP-binding protein has translation MKIYKKLFAYVQDKKYLGFLAIVFSAISAVLTVYGFYLIYKFLDNLIINSDLSGAESIALKSVITLTSGAIFYFVSGMFSHILGFRLETNLRKRGIDGLEKASFRFFDLNPSGQIRKIIDDNAAQTHQVVAHMIPDSSQAIVTPVLVLALGFIVSIRVGITLLALTIIGGLILGAMMGEQKFMQIYQEALSKLSAETVEYVRGMQVVKIFRANVESFKSFYKAIKDYSKYAYDYSLSCKKPYVLYQWLFFGLIAILIIPIVYFMTSLGSNRMILLELIMILFLSGVLFVSFMRMMWYAMYISQGNYAVDTLEALYNDMQKDKLVHGNVNNFKNYNIEFDKVSFAYNDKAVIENLSFKLEEGKSYALVGSSGSGKSTVAKLISGFYNVNEGSIKIGGIPISEYSDEALIKAISFVFQDSKLFKKSIYDNVALANKGATRDDVMRALKLAGCDLILDKFPERENTIIGSKGVYLSGGEKQRIAIARAILKDSKIIIMDEASASVDPDNEFELQKAFKNLMKDKTVIMIAHRLSTIKDLDEIIVMDSGKIIERGSDKELMSRDTSYKRLQELFNSANEWRVSNEGVL, from the coding sequence ATGAAAATTTACAAAAAACTATTTGCTTATGTGCAGGATAAAAAATATCTTGGCTTTTTAGCTATAGTTTTTTCTGCTATATCTGCTGTACTTACGGTATATGGATTTTATTTAATCTACAAATTTCTGGATAATTTAATAATTAATTCAGATTTATCCGGTGCAGAGAGCATAGCATTAAAATCTGTCATCACACTAACAAGTGGAGCGATATTTTATTTTGTGTCAGGAATGTTTTCACACATACTAGGATTTAGGCTTGAAACAAATTTAAGAAAAAGGGGTATAGACGGCTTAGAGAAAGCAAGTTTCAGGTTCTTTGACTTAAACCCTTCTGGTCAAATTAGAAAGATCATAGACGATAATGCCGCGCAAACTCATCAGGTGGTAGCTCACATGATTCCCGATAGCTCTCAGGCAATAGTTACACCCGTGCTTGTACTTGCACTTGGCTTTATAGTTAGTATAAGAGTTGGTATCACTTTGCTTGCTCTTACAATAATCGGAGGCTTAATTTTGGGGGCAATGATGGGTGAGCAAAAATTTATGCAGATATATCAAGAAGCTCTATCTAAACTAAGCGCTGAAACTGTTGAATACGTAAGAGGAATGCAAGTTGTAAAAATATTTAGAGCAAATGTTGAGTCATTTAAAAGCTTTTACAAGGCGATAAAAGATTATTCAAAGTATGCTTATGATTATTCACTATCTTGTAAAAAGCCTTATGTTTTGTATCAATGGTTATTTTTTGGTTTGATTGCAATTTTAATTATTCCAATAGTTTATTTTATGACTAGCTTAGGCAGCAATAGAATGATTTTGCTTGAGCTTATCATGATTTTATTCTTATCAGGAGTTCTCTTTGTTTCATTTATGAGGATGATGTGGTACGCTATGTATATTTCTCAAGGCAATTATGCAGTAGATACTTTAGAGGCACTTTACAATGATATGCAAAAAGATAAATTGGTCCATGGCAATGTCAATAATTTTAAAAACTATAATATTGAGTTTGACAAGGTAAGCTTTGCTTATAATGACAAGGCTGTAATTGAAAATTTATCCTTTAAATTAGAAGAAGGAAAGTCCTATGCATTAGTCGGTTCATCTGGATCAGGCAAATCGACTGTAGCAAAACTTATATCGGGTTTTTACAATGTTAATGAAGGAAGCATAAAGATAGGCGGGATTCCAATAAGTGAATATTCTGACGAAGCCTTAATTAAAGCTATTTCATTTGTTTTTCAAGATTCAAAATTATTCAAGAAAAGTATTTATGATAACGTCGCTTTAGCTAATAAAGGAGCGACGAGAGATGACGTTATGAGAGCCTTAAAATTAGCAGGATGCGACCTGATATTAGACAAATTCCCAGAAAGAGAAAATACAATTATAGGCTCAAAAGGAGTTTATTTATCCGGTGGAGAAAAACAGAGAATTGCAATTGCTAGAGCAATTTTAAAGGACTCTAAAATTATTATTATGGATGAAGCATCAGCATCTGTTGACCCAGATAACGAGTTTGAACTACAAAAAGCTTTCAAAAATCTTATGAAAGATAAAACAGTTATCATGATTGCGCACAGGCTATCTACAATTAAAGACCTTGATGAAATTATTGTGATGGATAGTGGAAAAATTATAGAAAGAGGCTCTGACAAAGAATTAATGTCAAGAGATACAAGTTATAAGAGACTGCAAGAACTCTTTAACAGTGCGAATGAATGGAGGGTTTCAAATGAAGGAGTTTTATAA
- a CDS encoding amidohydrolase yields the protein MLAIKNAKIYTMVGDVIENGVILIEDGKFAEIGANVAIPDGAEVIDAGGHMVTPGLVDAHTHIGLDEEGIGYEGADFNEGTNPITPEMRGIDGVYPCDKGFLQARQGGITTVVTGPGSANCIGGTFLALKTYGDRVDNMVVKNPVAMKIAFGENPKRFYGKNGKMPMTRMGIIALMRDTLYKARDYMNKKEAGEKVDYNMQYEALIPVLKGELQVKAHAHRSDDIFSAIRLAKEFNLDLSLEHCTEGHLIADELAKEGYPAICGPNLSGASKYELKNRSFETPAALYKAGMTVAIMTDNSVIPTAQLPICAGLAVKSGLPEMEALKAITINAAKITQIDNRVGSIEKGKDADLVVWTQNPVRDIECEAIYTIINGKIVYDKSVDTKFGF from the coding sequence ATGTTAGCGATTAAAAATGCGAAGATTTATACAATGGTTGGAGATGTGATTGAGAATGGTGTGATCCTGATTGAGGATGGCAAGTTTGCTGAGATTGGTGCGAATGTGGCAATTCCTGATGGGGCGGAGGTCATTGATGCTGGTGGTCACATGGTTACACCGGGTTTGGTGGATGCTCACACTCACATTGGTCTGGATGAAGAGGGGATTGGTTACGAGGGAGCCGATTTTAACGAGGGGACAAATCCTATTACTCCTGAGATGAGGGGGATTGACGGGGTTTATCCTTGTGACAAGGGCTTCCTTCAAGCTCGCCAAGGGGGAATCACGACTGTGGTTACTGGTCCGGGATCGGCCAACTGCATTGGCGGAACTTTCCTGGCTCTCAAGACTTATGGGGACAGGGTCGACAATATGGTCGTGAAAAATCCTGTGGCCATGAAGATTGCCTTTGGTGAAAATCCAAAGCGTTTTTACGGGAAAAATGGCAAGATGCCAATGACTCGGATGGGAATTATCGCCCTTATGAGGGACACTCTTTACAAGGCCAGAGATTATATGAATAAGAAAGAAGCTGGCGAAAAGGTCGATTACAATATGCAATATGAGGCTTTGATCCCAGTTTTGAAGGGAGAACTCCAAGTTAAGGCCCATGCCCATAGGTCGGACGATATTTTCTCAGCCATAAGGCTTGCCAAGGAATTTAATTTGGACTTGAGCCTGGAGCACTGCACTGAGGGCCACTTGATTGCAGATGAGCTGGCCAAGGAAGGCTATCCTGCAATTTGTGGACCAAACTTATCGGGCGCATCCAAGTATGAGCTCAAGAATAGGTCCTTTGAAACTCCGGCCGCCCTTTACAAGGCAGGCATGACCGTGGCCATTATGACTGATAACTCAGTTATACCAACAGCTCAATTACCAATTTGCGCAGGCCTCGCTGTAAAGTCTGGCCTGCCAGAAATGGAAGCCCTCAAGGCCATTACCATTAATGCAGCTAAGATCACACAAATCGATAACCGCGTAGGTTCGATTGAAAAGGGTAAGGACGCAGATTTGGTTGTGTGGACGCAAAATCCAGTTAGGGATATTGAATGTGAAGCGATATATACAATCATCAATGGAAAAATTGTGTATGATAAGAGTGTGGACACAAAATTCGGATTTTAA
- the rpsR gene encoding 30S ribosomal protein S18 produces MQRRFRPRKKVCQGCLDKNEKFDYKDVQKLKRYTSDRGKILPRRATGACAAHQRKIALAIKRARQVALLPYADN; encoded by the coding sequence ATGCAAAGAAGATTTCGTCCAAGAAAAAAAGTTTGTCAAGGATGCCTTGATAAAAACGAAAAGTTCGATTACAAGGACGTACAAAAATTAAAACGCTACACATCTGATCGCGGTAAAATTTTACCACGTAGGGCAACAGGCGCATGCGCAGCCCACCAAAGAAAGATCGCTCTTGCCATCAAACGCGCAAGACAAGTAGCATTGCTACCATACGCAGACAATTAA
- a CDS encoding alpha/beta fold hydrolase — protein sequence MKFISYGNRNNKSILFIHGLASTADLCFKPLLPYLQDYFVIFCELDGHYGTNPKDLTSMEETINSIESYILNEMGGSVYGICGFSMGGTIAVELIGRGNISASKVLLDAAITAELGLMARPFTWAFIIGTSRIKNKKPIPKFLLDKIMGKDNLSVIEMAYPQISKNTIKNACNFIYHYKPPKNLIKFSNPIMFWRGSEEPIPAKSEKILREYLPQMKTEVFEGMGHGQFLHDHPKEYAEKLKIFLENK from the coding sequence ATGAAATTTATTAGCTACGGAAATAGAAATAATAAGTCAATATTATTTATTCATGGGCTTGCCTCTACTGCAGACCTATGTTTCAAACCCCTTCTGCCTTATTTGCAAGATTATTTTGTGATTTTCTGTGAATTGGACGGACATTATGGGACTAATCCCAAAGATTTAACTTCAATGGAAGAAACCATAAATTCCATCGAAAGCTATATATTAAATGAAATGGGCGGGAGTGTGTATGGAATTTGCGGATTTTCTATGGGAGGGACCATTGCGGTCGAACTAATTGGAAGAGGAAATATTTCTGCTTCGAAAGTCCTCTTAGATGCGGCGATTACTGCCGAGTTGGGCTTGATGGCAAGGCCATTTACTTGGGCTTTTATCATTGGGACAAGTAGGATTAAAAATAAAAAACCCATTCCTAAATTTTTATTAGATAAGATTATGGGCAAGGATAATCTAAGCGTAATAGAAATGGCCTATCCGCAAATTTCAAAAAATACGATTAAAAATGCCTGTAACTTTATCTATCATTACAAGCCTCCGAAGAATTTAATTAAGTTTTCAAATCCAATAATGTTTTGGAGGGGAAGTGAAGAGCCTATCCCTGCAAAAAGTGAAAAGATACTAAGAGAGTATCTTCCGCAAATGAAAACAGAAGTATTTGAAGGAATGGGTCATGGACAATTTCTCCACGATCATCCCAAAGAATACGCGGAGAAACTAAAAATCTTTTTGGAAAACAAATAA
- a CDS encoding IS3 family transposase: protein MFKRVEEDSTSRKNEEKTRIAEDLRRQYPLKTILEVIGLARSTFYHNLDRMREPDKDSELKLKMLEIREAHPNYGLRRIHAVLKMDEEINIKKVHRLYKELGMQIKTKKTRKPYTFLGSLKDIPNRIKRRFDSTMPNLKLFTDTTYVKIYKDKENYTWAYLNAFIDGFDRKIISYNVVDNMRKEPFIDLAKETIRKTNNAEYRRTFHSDQGIIYFSKEYQDLLKENNIYQSMSRKGNCLDNSVIESFWSVIKREKLSKTKFKSLEQLQKAVDEFVEYYNNTRIKEKNNYLSPNEKRAKYYEEKERA, encoded by the coding sequence ATATTTAAAAGAGTTGAGGAGGATTCGACTTCAAGAAAAAACGAAGAAAAAACAAGGATTGCCGAAGACCTCCGAAGACAATACCCACTAAAGACAATTCTTGAAGTAATAGGACTAGCTAGATCCACCTTCTACCACAATCTAGACAGAATGAGAGAGCCTGACAAAGACTCAGAACTAAAACTTAAAATGCTAGAAATAAGAGAAGCTCATCCAAACTATGGACTAAGAAGAATACACGCAGTATTAAAGATGGATGAAGAAATAAACATAAAAAAAGTCCATAGACTATACAAAGAACTGGGCATGCAAATAAAAACCAAGAAAACCAGAAAACCATACACATTCCTAGGAAGCCTAAAAGACATACCAAACAGAATAAAAAGAAGATTTGACTCCACAATGCCAAATCTAAAACTCTTTACAGACACAACCTATGTAAAAATATATAAAGACAAAGAAAACTATACATGGGCCTACCTAAACGCCTTCATAGATGGATTTGACAGGAAAATAATCTCATACAACGTAGTAGACAACATGAGAAAAGAACCCTTCATAGATCTAGCAAAAGAAACCATAAGAAAAACCAATAATGCAGAATACAGAAGAACATTTCATTCAGACCAAGGCATCATATACTTCAGTAAAGAATACCAAGACCTACTAAAAGAAAATAATATCTACCAAAGCATGTCAAGAAAAGGCAACTGCCTAGACAACTCAGTCATAGAAAGCTTCTGGTCAGTAATTAAAAGAGAAAAACTAAGTAAAACAAAATTCAAAAGCCTAGAGCAGTTACAAAAGGCAGTAGATGAATTTGTGGAATACTACAACAACACAAGAATAAAAGAAAAGAACAACTACCTAAGCCCCAATGAAAAAAGGGCCAAGTATTACGAAGAAAAAGAAAGAGCATAA
- a CDS encoding ABC transporter ATP-binding protein produces the protein MKEFYKKRFALTDKGARNLSKATLASFFVYCINMLPAILLMIFAQEVLENIVKSKGFYIAFSVLTLLAMYILLSIEYDKLYSTTYQESADLRVRTAENLSKLPLSYFSKHDISDLAQTIMSDIEGIEHAMSHSIPKVGGMVLFFPLISIMMLISNVKMGLAVIIPTVLSFIFIPLSKKRSVKGEKEYYKVLRENSESFQENIEMQMEIKAYGLSEEMKEKLYEKMDKSEKVHLKTELGLILTMSISSIFSFVSLAVVIFVGVNLIINKEISPLYLVGYLLAAMKIKDSLDASKEGLMEIFYLSPKIERLKEIQNQELQEGEDYNLKKFDIDLKDVEFAYNNDAKVLNGVSFKAKQGQVTALVGASGCGKTTILKLISRLYDYDKGQILIDGKDIKEISTESLFDKVSIVFQDVVLFDQSVMENIRIGKQDASDEEVKRAAKLANCTDFIEKMDKGFDTLIGENGAELSGGERQRLSIARAFLKDAPILILDEIAASLDVDNEKKIQESLNNLIKDKTVVIISHRMKSIENADKIVVLENGRVESQGNHEELLQKSKVYRNLIEKTKMAEEFIY, from the coding sequence ATGAAGGAGTTTTATAAAAAAAGATTTGCTCTTACAGATAAAGGAGCAAGAAATTTAAGTAAAGCAACACTGGCTTCATTTTTCGTTTATTGTATAAACATGCTTCCTGCGATATTACTAATGATTTTTGCTCAGGAAGTTTTGGAAAATATCGTTAAAAGCAAAGGATTTTATATAGCATTCTCAGTTTTGACCTTGCTAGCAATGTATATTTTGCTTTCTATCGAATACGATAAATTATATAGCACAACATATCAAGAAAGTGCGGATTTAAGGGTAAGAACAGCAGAAAATTTATCAAAACTACCTCTATCATACTTTTCTAAGCATGATATTTCAGACCTAGCGCAAACAATCATGTCTGATATTGAAGGTATAGAGCATGCAATGAGCCACTCGATACCAAAAGTCGGCGGCATGGTACTCTTCTTCCCACTAATATCCATCATGATGCTAATAAGCAATGTCAAGATGGGTTTAGCTGTTATTATTCCAACGGTTCTAAGCTTTATATTTATACCACTATCTAAAAAACGTTCAGTTAAGGGAGAGAAAGAATATTATAAGGTCTTAAGAGAAAACTCAGAAAGCTTTCAAGAAAATATCGAGATGCAAATGGAGATTAAAGCATATGGCTTATCAGAGGAAATGAAAGAAAAGCTATATGAAAAAATGGATAAAAGTGAAAAAGTGCACTTAAAGACAGAGCTAGGACTTATTTTAACTATGTCAATTTCATCAATTTTTAGCTTTGTTTCCCTTGCTGTTGTAATATTTGTCGGTGTAAATCTAATTATTAATAAAGAGATAAGCCCTCTCTACCTCGTAGGATATTTACTAGCGGCTATGAAGATAAAAGACTCTCTAGATGCATCTAAAGAGGGCTTGATGGAGATATTTTATTTGTCGCCAAAAATTGAAAGGCTAAAAGAAATTCAAAATCAAGAATTACAAGAGGGCGAAGACTATAATTTAAAAAAATTTGATATTGATCTAAAAGATGTTGAATTTGCATACAATAATGATGCAAAAGTTTTAAATGGTGTGAGCTTTAAAGCTAAGCAGGGTCAGGTTACTGCTTTGGTAGGAGCAAGCGGCTGCGGTAAAACAACCATCTTGAAACTCATATCAAGACTTTATGATTATGACAAGGGACAAATCCTAATCGATGGCAAGGATATAAAAGAAATATCAACAGAATCTCTTTTTGACAAGGTGTCTATTGTTTTCCAAGATGTGGTTCTCTTTGATCAAAGCGTTATGGAAAATATTAGAATTGGTAAGCAAGATGCAAGTGACGAAGAAGTTAAAAGAGCAGCAAAACTTGCAAACTGCACAGATTTTATAGAAAAAATGGATAAGGGTTTCGATACACTTATTGGTGAAAATGGTGCAGAGTTATCAGGCGGGGAAAGACAAAGGTTATCAATAGCCAGAGCCTTTTTAAAAGATGCGCCGATATTGATCTTAGATGAGATAGCAGCAAGTCTTGATGTTGACAACGAGAAAAAAATTCAAGAGTCTTTAAATAATTTAATTAAAGATAAAACTGTTGTCATCATTTCGCACAGAATGAAATCCATAGAAAATGCGGACAAGATAGTAGTTCTTGAAAATGGAAGAGTAGAAAGCCAAGGCAACCATGAAGAGCTTTTACAAAAATCAAAAGTTTATAGGAACTTAATAGAAAAGACAAAAATGGCAGAAGAATTTATTTATTAG
- a CDS encoding DUF6796 family protein, translating into MTLYKSIWIGLLGSFLMFLGDMTLYYDPNDYDSKDTINNIVGIMKNVSVKRLYIGGLLGPICAFIYCIGFYHIVLGMQENYLNIGWSVFLINVFGMILGGSYHIQCAYLGLLSKHENKGAFDEFLKFLKFQAKILFGIMALANIALALVILFGYTVFPRWQALFTPIFLLVFTPLADRLPKGLHMIIRGGWFNLIYFAYYLSLLINYTNMNL; encoded by the coding sequence GTGACTTTATACAAGAGTATATGGATAGGTCTTTTGGGTTCATTCTTGATGTTTCTGGGAGACATGACCTTATATTATGATCCAAATGATTACGATAGCAAGGATACTATAAATAATATTGTTGGCATAATGAAAAATGTTAGTGTAAAAAGATTATACATTGGTGGTCTTTTAGGTCCCATATGTGCCTTTATATATTGTATTGGATTTTATCATATTGTTTTAGGCATGCAAGAAAATTATTTAAATATTGGATGGTCTGTGTTTTTAATAAATGTTTTCGGCATGATACTAGGAGGCTCTTATCATATTCAATGTGCCTACTTAGGTCTTTTATCAAAGCACGAAAACAAAGGAGCTTTTGATGAATTTTTAAAATTTTTAAAATTTCAAGCAAAAATACTTTTTGGAATTATGGCTTTAGCGAACATAGCATTAGCTTTGGTAATTTTATTTGGATACACAGTATTTCCAAGATGGCAAGCCCTATTTACACCTATATTTCTTTTGGTATTTACTCCTCTTGCTGATAGGTTGCCAAAGGGACTGCATATGATTATTCGCGGAGGATGGTTTAACTTAATATATTTTGCTTACTACCTAAGCTTATTGATAAACTATACTAATATGAATTTATAA
- a CDS encoding AraC family transcriptional regulator: protein MAYYDFVKEYMKVDECKNNKKYSSAGHTFCWNKEDSTYAEGLYWFYEGDGFIIDIHDFYVKEEIVQNNTHSMADYVSIYSSYIVSANGEKFNPYQTLTPNSLCTFDFDNIKDDFVFLLHENCCYLAVSIGFKKELIEKHLASININPESFYSSLLQPNQIILTKSLEKVALEILNCKMDPPAADFFFKAKANEWVSIVIDTYLNRKKYKIESDDNKALEDVARFLDDHFAMNVNQETLEKISKMSGTKLKNLFKEKYGQSITEYTQRKRMNVAETLLLNTGLSIKEIAESVGYTSHSKFSIYYKRYKGKLPSEVRNLACKHHNLKCDYCN, encoded by the coding sequence ATGGCTTATTATGATTTTGTAAAAGAATATATGAAGGTGGATGAATGTAAAAATAATAAGAAGTACTCAAGTGCAGGCCACACTTTTTGTTGGAATAAAGAGGACTCAACTTATGCAGAAGGCCTGTATTGGTTTTATGAAGGAGACGGCTTCATTATTGATATACATGATTTTTATGTTAAAGAAGAAATAGTTCAAAATAATACTCATAGTATGGCAGACTATGTTTCAATATATTCAAGCTACATTGTCAGCGCAAATGGTGAAAAATTTAATCCATATCAGACCTTGACTCCAAACTCATTATGTACTTTTGACTTTGACAATATAAAAGACGATTTTGTTTTTTTGTTACACGAGAATTGTTGTTATCTTGCTGTTTCTATTGGTTTTAAAAAAGAGCTAATAGAAAAACATTTAGCATCTATTAACATTAATCCAGAATCATTTTATTCGAGCTTACTTCAACCGAATCAAATAATTCTTACAAAATCTTTAGAAAAAGTTGCACTGGAAATATTAAATTGTAAGATGGATCCTCCTGCCGCTGATTTTTTCTTTAAAGCCAAAGCAAATGAATGGGTAAGTATAGTAATTGATACCTACTTAAATAGGAAAAAATATAAAATCGAATCTGATGATAATAAAGCACTTGAAGATGTAGCAAGATTCTTGGATGATCATTTCGCCATGAATGTAAATCAAGAAACCCTTGAAAAAATATCTAAAATGAGCGGAACAAAATTAAAAAATTTATTCAAAGAAAAATATGGTCAAAGCATTACAGAATACACCCAAAGAAAAAGAATGAATGTAGCTGAAACTCTTCTCTTAAACACGGGGCTGTCTATAAAGGAAATAGCTGAGTCTGTTGGATACACATCCCATAGCAAATTTTCTATCTATTACAAAAGGTACAAGGGAAAACTTCCAAGTGAAGTCCGTAATTTAGCTTGCAAACATCACAATTTAAAATGCGATTACTGTAATTAA
- the rpsF gene encoding 30S ribosomal protein S6 → MRDYETMLVFRPDLEDEKREAFVERLKSIITEKGQDFEVDNWGLRKLAYLIDDYPEGYYAVLNYKAEPEVIAEINRVSKITDGLLRYMTISLDD, encoded by the coding sequence ATGAGAGACTACGAAACAATGTTAGTATTTCGTCCAGATCTAGAAGACGAAAAGCGTGAAGCATTTGTAGAAAGACTAAAATCCATAATCACTGAGAAGGGACAAGATTTCGAAGTTGACAATTGGGGACTTAGAAAACTTGCTTACCTAATCGATGATTATCCAGAAGGATACTACGCAGTTCTTAACTACAAAGCTGAACCAGAAGTAATCGCAGAAATCAACCGTGTTTCTAAAATTACAGACGGCCTATTACGCTATATGACTATCTCACTTGATGATTAG
- a CDS encoding class I SAM-dependent methyltransferase, whose product MKQESFIDDKKTKADYKNWVPKSLLKNLIFASLAAFILFLAFGVSDFVFSGRTRLICALILGLATLILIFFASWMRFLYRAFDYNGKRKLAKVIIEGTADYVKIPDGGVGLDVGCGSGALTIACAKKNPKATMVGCDIWGGSYKSEFSKELCENNAKLEGVENVRFENGNAVNLPYEDESFDAVTSNYVYHNIRGKNKQKLLLETFRVLKKGGVFVIHDLMSKSRYGDMNKFMEKLKKDGYEDVQLIDTTKDIFMSPKEALLLGLNGSTLIIGKK is encoded by the coding sequence ATGAAACAAGAAAGTTTTATTGATGACAAGAAAACAAAAGCTGACTACAAAAATTGGGTTCCCAAAAGCTTGTTAAAGAATTTAATATTTGCAAGCCTTGCAGCTTTCATTCTATTTTTAGCCTTTGGTGTCAGTGATTTTGTATTTAGTGGAAGAACTCGTCTAATATGTGCCCTTATTCTTGGGCTTGCAACGTTGATACTTATTTTCTTTGCAAGCTGGATGAGATTTTTATATAGGGCTTTTGATTACAATGGAAAAAGAAAGCTCGCCAAAGTCATAATAGAGGGGACTGCCGACTATGTAAAGATCCCAGATGGTGGCGTGGGTTTAGATGTAGGATGTGGTAGCGGTGCACTTACAATTGCTTGCGCAAAGAAAAATCCAAAGGCGACCATGGTGGGCTGCGATATTTGGGGGGGCTCATATAAAAGTGAATTTTCTAAGGAACTCTGTGAAAATAATGCGAAATTAGAGGGAGTAGAAAATGTGAGATTTGAAAATGGTAATGCAGTGAATCTTCCTTATGAAGATGAAAGTTTTGATGCAGTAACTAGCAACTATGTTTATCACAATATAAGGGGGAAAAATAAACAAAAGCTTTTACTGGAAACATTTCGTGTACTTAAAAAGGGTGGAGTTTTTGTTATTCATGATTTGATGAGCAAGTCAAGATATGGTGATATGAATAAATTTATGGAAAAGCTGAAAAAAGATGGCTACGAAGATGTGCAATTAATTGATACAACAAAGGATATTTTTATGAGCCCCAAAGAAGCTTTATTGTTAGGACTTAACGGCTCAACTCTTATTATTGGGAAAAAATAA
- a CDS encoding single-stranded DNA-binding protein produces MNNVILIGRLTKDPELRYTNNQNLPVTTFTLAVDKGLSKDKKQEMEAKGQPTADFPMVVAFGKTAENVANYLAKGLLVAVRGRIQTRSYDDAQGQRRYVTEVLADNVEFIEWKDRPQPSTSFQPNSGFGGNNGFDNDDFSGFEPRHDDNIPF; encoded by the coding sequence ATGAATAACGTAATTTTAATAGGTAGACTTACCAAAGACCCAGAGCTAAGGTACACAAATAACCAAAATTTACCGGTTACAACCTTTACCCTAGCAGTTGATAAGGGCCTAAGTAAGGACAAAAAACAAGAAATGGAAGCCAAAGGACAACCAACAGCAGACTTCCCAATGGTAGTTGCTTTTGGTAAAACGGCTGAAAATGTTGCAAATTATTTAGCAAAGGGACTTCTAGTCGCAGTCAGAGGTAGAATTCAAACCAGATCATACGACGATGCCCAAGGGCAAAGAAGATATGTAACTGAAGTTTTGGCAGACAATGTAGAATTTATCGAATGGAAAGACCGCCCACAACCATCCACATCCTTCCAACCAAATAGCGGATTTGGTGGAAACAACGGTTTTGACAACGACGACTTCTCAGGTTTCGAACCAAGACACGACGACAATATCCCTTTCTAG